One region of Colius striatus isolate bColStr4 chromosome 26, bColStr4.1.hap1, whole genome shotgun sequence genomic DNA includes:
- the DCTN2 gene encoding dynactin subunit 2 produces MADPKYADLPGIARNEPDVYETSDLPEDDQAEFEAEELSSTSVEHLIINPNAAYEKFRDKHLSTEGVDFSDRISKPRTTGYKAGEYEMLGEGPGARETPQQRYQRLQHEVQELVREVEQIQSVAKDTAAQEELTPVALARQLEGLKQQLLCSHLQKLLGPAAAVDLADPDGALAKRLLQQLEVAKCGRAAPGKSPSGAAAPAADAVTFELFWRPEREQFAHTAKVAELEKRLAQLEATLQCEPDGQNPLLVGLKGTSLVEAVQVLQAKVNLLDVAVLEQVEARLQSVLGKVNEIAKHKGTVQDADTQSKIHQLYETLQRWDPVASTLPDVVQRLLTLRDLHEQATQFGQVLVHLDTTQQEVAAALKDNAVLLAEVQKTMKENLAIVEDNFADIDARIKRLQK; encoded by the exons ATGGCCGACCCCAAATACGCCGATCTGCCCGGAATC GCCAGGAATGAACCCGACGTCTACGAGACCAGCGACCTGCCCGAGGACGACCAGGCGGAGTTCGAGGCG gaggagctgagcagcACCAGCGTGGAGCATCTCATCATCAACCCCAACGCTGCCTACGAGAAGTTCCGGGACAAGCACCTGAGCACCGAGGGTGTGG ATTTCTCCGACCGCATCAGCAAGCCCAGGACAACGGGCTACAAGGCTGGGGAGTATGAAATG ctgggcGAGGGGCCGGGTGCCAGAGAGACGCCGCAGCAGCGGTACCAGCGGCTGCAGCACgaggtgcaggagctggtgcGGGAGGTGGAGCAGATCCAG AGCGTGGCCAAGGACACGGCGGCGCAGGAGGAGCTGACGCCCGTGGCGCTGGCGCGGCAGCTGGAGgggctgaagcagcagctgctctgcagccacctgcagaagctgctgggccccgccgccgccgtcgACCTGGCAGACCCCGACGGAGCCTTGGCCAA GcgcctgctgcagcagctggaggtggcCAAGTGCGGCAGAGCGGCGCCGGGGAAGAGCCCGTCCGGAGCCGCGGCGCCCGCCGCCGACGCCGTCACCTTCGAGCTGTTCTGGAGGCCGGAGCGGGAGCAGTTTGCCCACACGGCCAAG GTGGCCGAGCTGGAGAAGCGCCTGGCGCAGCTGGAGGCGACGCTGCAGTGCGAGCCCGACGGCcag AACCCGCTGCTGGTGGGGCTGAAGGGCACCAGCCTGGTG GAGGCCGTGCAGGTGCTGCAGGCCAAGGTCAACCTGCTGGACGTGGccgtgctggagcaggtggaagCCCGGCTGCAG AGCGTCCTGGGGAAGGTGAATGAAATCGCCAAGCACAAGGGCACGGTGCAGGACGCCGACACGCAGAGCAAG ATCCACCAGCTCTACGAGACGCTGCAGCGCTGGGACCCCGTGGCCAGCACCCTGCCCGACGTGGTGCAGAGGCTGCTGACGCTGCGGGACCTGCACgagcagg ccacACAGTTCGGGCAGGTCCTGGTGCACTTGGACACCACGCAGCAGGAGGTGGCTGCTGCTCTCAAGGACAACGccgtgctgctggcagag gTGCAGAAGACAATGAAGGAGAACTTGGCCATCGTGGAGGACAACTTTGCCGACATCGACGCCCGCATCAAGCGGCTGCAGAAGTGA
- the GLI1 gene encoding zinc finger protein GLI1 encodes MFNPVSPPAAGYSEHCCLRAPPGPAPPSPGLPGFDFPLCHQTNLMSSHRGLVPQHHGLVPGSEQPGAAEGSRFSTPRGVGRLGKKRALSISPLSDSSIDLQTVIRTSPNSLVAFINSRCASAGGSYGHLSISTISPSLGYQSSPSQQKGQGHLYSHTTPTPPCSSHEHLPTRPGLLHHAPARGTLKHCQQLKLEWSLSSPLTVKYPEERSEGDISSPASTGTQDPLLGMLDVREDLEKEDGKPESETVYETNCYWDGCAKEFDTQEQLVHHINNEHIHGEKKEFVCHWAACSREQRPFKAQYMLVVHMRRHTGEKPHKCTFEGCNKAYSRLENLKTHLRSHTGEKPYVCEHEGCNKAFSNASDRAKHQNRTHSNEKPYVCKIPGCTKRYTDPSSLRKHVKTVHGPDAHVTKKHRGDAVPGRALPTPAAHPQDMKQEKDTNGVTEARKDDAKLLLPDLALKPQPSPGGQSSCSSERSPLGSTTNNDSGVEMAGNAGGSYEDLSTLEDVVPGEPMGTSGLMALHKLENLRIDKLKHMRQPPATKSLSLPAVPGAGLCGEPPGTAAPAPSHRRLAEPCAPEPAPPSERRGSGTSSVSSAYTVSRRSSLASPYPPVPALPDAYEPASPDDATGCGGLPGLGTLSPAQRYRLKAKYAAATGGPPPTPLPGLDGAGSGCRAGDYPGPAEPRFLANGLPRSRSSNGYPGYAAPPAAPRHGARRASDPARPAADPPPVPRVQRFRSAGNVSAPGAAGRTPLTPLGGSDADPRRHVFSPRPPSISENVFLESAGAGAGVLDVEQYLGYPGESFPCQPVELQCEGLYGGAPRSAAALPLSAGGHGDVEEGFLQDFSLPQCQLDQHFAGVSDAGGTLPAPWDEPPPRGSADASSGQLSAAALPGGHCHPPRTEYPLPAPCGQPPKAVSSCQGGGFSAGHRLNRLQIKSEQRYPAAAPALAPCHSARLPGHTQPPAPFGRAPAGSGYRPEEPAPVGYLGVLSPGTRRAPSPGVHSKEGMVRSYVQAQQELMWGNQLASKGGEAGVGLGTERGQCQALQAPPYLSPKYSAYQSKPGHLQGLAQTPHPGSAPSFVPQLLPHPPAGPKPPGPQSSLSYVGSLSLAQPGHSYEGVAAASRRVPRLPPAHPAAEGPGHALLCYPGQVGKGGQKLLGQTAASCGGPGHYGGGLEGLKGSSCYYPDVGEQVANSLDSLDLENTHLDFAAIVDDAETPMLLPGPPSPDSSLLFPASGGANMAVGDMSSMLSTLAGESHFLNSLS; translated from the exons ATGTTCAACCCCGTCAGCCCCCCGGCTGCCGGCTACTCGGAGCACTGCTGCCTGCGGGCCCCCCCCGGGCcggccccccccagccccgg cctgccaggCTTCGATTTCCCCCTGTGCCACCAGACAAACCTCATGAGCAGCCACCGTGGGCTGGTGCCCCAGCACCATGGGCTGGTGCCAGGCAGTGAGCAGCCAGGCGCTGCTGAGG GCTCACGGTTCTCGACGCCCCGTGGCGTGGGCAGGCTGGGCAAGAAGCGGGCACTGTCCATCTCGCCTCTGTCAGACTCCAGCATCGACCTGCAGACCGTCATCCGCACCTCCCCCAACTCCCTCGTGGCTTTCATCAACTCCCGCTGCGCCTCGGCCGGCGGCTCCTACGGCCACCTCTCCATCAGCACCATCAG cccatccctggggtaccagagctcacccagccagCAGAAGGGCCAAGGCCACCTGTACAGCCACACCACTCCCACCCCACCCTGTAGCTCCCACGAGCATCTCCCCACCCGCCCAGGGCTCCTGCACCATGCCCCAGCTCGTGGCACCCTCAAACACTGCCAG cagctgaagttGGAGTGGAGCCTGAGCAGCCCCTTGACTGTCAAATACCCAGAGGAGAGATCTGAAGGTGACATCTCCAGCCCAGCTTCCACAGGCACCCAG GACCCCTTGCTGGGGATGCTGGACGTCCGAGAGGACCTGGAGAAGGAGGATGGGAAACCCGAGTCTGAGACTGTGTATGAAACCAATTGCTACTGGGATGGTTGTGCCAAGGAGTTTGATACCCAGGAGCAGCTGGTGCAT CACATCAACAACGAGCACATCCACGGGGAGAAGAAGGAGTTTGTGTGCcactgggcagcttgttcccgGGAGCAGAGGCCCTTCAAGGCTCAGTACATGCTGGTGGTGCACATGAGACGGCACACGGGCGAGAAGCCTCACAAGTGCACG TTTGAGGGCTGTAACAAAGCCTACTCCCGCCTGGAGAACCTCAAGACTCACCTGCGCTCGCACACGGGGGAGAAGCCGTATGTGTGTGAGCACGAGGGCTGCaacaaggccttttccaacgcCTCTGACCGAGCCAAGCACCAGAACCGCACCCACTCCAACGAG aaGCCCTACGTGTGCAAGATCCCTGGCTGCACCAAGCGCTACACAGACCCCAGTTCGCTGCGCAAACACGTCAAGACGGTGCACGGCCCCGACGCCCACGTCACCAAGAAGCACCGAGGGGACGCGGTGCCAGGCCGTGCCTTGCCCACCCCCGCTGCCCACCCCCAGGACATGAAGCAGGAGAAAGACACAAACGGTGTCACCGAGGCCAGGAAGGACGATGCCAAACTCCTGCTGCCCGATTTGGCCCTG AAGCCTCAGCCCAGCCCGGGCGGGCAGTCGTCCTGCAGCAGCGAGCGCTCCCCGCTCGGCAGCACCACCAACAACGACAGCGGCGTGGAGATGGCCGGCAACGCCGGCGGCAGCTACGAGGACCTGTCCACCCTGGAGGACGTGGTGCCAGGGGAGCCCATGGGCACCTCGGGGCTCATGGCCCTCCACAAGCTGGAAAACCTGCGCATTGACAAGCTGAAGCACATGAGGCAGCCGCCGGCTACCAAGAGCCTGAGCCTGCCAGCCGTCCCTGGCGCCG GCCTCTGCGGGGAGCCGCCCGGCACCGCCGCGCCCGCCCCGTCTCACCGGCGCCTGGCCGAGCCGTGTGCGCCGGAGCCGGCTCCGCCGAGCGAGCGCCGGGGCAGCGGCACCAGCAGCGTCAGCTCCGCCTACACCGTGAGCCGCCGCTCGTCGCTGGCCTCGCCGTACCCGCCGGTGCCCGCGCTGCCGGACGCCTACGAGCCCGCGTCCCCGGACGACGCCacgggctgcggggggctgccggggctggGCACCCTCAGCCCGGCGCAGCGCTACCGCCTCAAAGCCAAATACGCCGCGGCTACGGGGGGGCCGCCCCCTACCCCGCTGCCCGGCCTGGACGGGGCGGGCTCGGGCTGCCGCGCCGGGGACTACCCGGGGCCGGCCGAGCCGCGCTTCCTCGCCAACGGGCTGCCGCGGAGCCGCAGCTCCAACGGCTACCCGGGCTACGCCGCCCCTCCGGCGGCGCCCCGCCACGGCGCCCGGCGTGCCAGCGACCCCGCCCGGCCGGCCGCCGACCCTCCGCCCGTGCCCCGGGTGCAGCGCTTTAGGAGCGCGGGGAACGTGAGCGCGCCGGGGGCCGCGGGCAGGACTCCGCTGACGCCTTTGGGGGGGTCGGATGCCGACCCCCGGCGCCACGTCTTCTCCCCGCGCCCACCCAGCATCAGCGAGAACGTGTTCCTGGAGAGCGCGGGCGCGGGGGCCGGCGTGTTGGACGTGGAGCAGTACCTGGGCTACCCGGGGGAAAGCTTCCCGTGCCAGCCCGTGGAGCTGCAGTGTGAGGGTCTCTATGGCGGCGCCCCCCGGAGCGCGGCGGCTCTGCCCCTCAGCGCGGGGGGGCACGGGGACGTGGAGGAAGGGTTCCTTCAGGACTTCAGCCTGCCTCAGTGCCAGCTGGACCAGCACTTCGCGGGTGTGAGCGATGCCGGCGGGACCCTGCCGGCGCCTTGGGACGAGCCTCCTCCCCGGGGCAGCGCGGACGCGAGCTCTGGGCAGCTGAGCGCCGCCGCCCTGCCCGGGGGTCACTGTCACCCCCCAAGGACTGAGTACCCCCTCCCCGCTCCCTGCGGGCAGCCCCCCAAAGCCGTGAGCTCGTGCCAGGGCGGCGGGTTTTCCGCCGGGCACCGGCTGAACCGACTGCAGATCAAATCTGAGCAGCGGTACCcggcggccgccccggcccTGGCTCCCTGCCACAGCGCCAGGCTGCCCGGGCACACGCAGCCCCCCGCGCCCTTCGGCCGAGCCCCGGCTGGAAGCGGCTACCGGCCGGAGGAGCCGGCGCCCGTCGGCTACCTGGGCGTGTTGAGCCCCGGCACGAGGAGAGCCCCGAGCCCCGGCGTGCACAGCAAGGAGGGGATGGTCCGCAGCTACGTGCAGGCTCAGCAGGAGCTGATGTGGGGAAACCAACTGGCCTCCAAGGGAGGCGAGGCCGGCGTGGGGCTGGGCACGGAGCGCGGGCAGTGCCAAGCCCTGCAAGCGCCCCCTTACCTCAGCCCCAAGTACTCTGCTTACCAAAGCAAACCGGGTCACCTCCAGGGCCTGGCGCAGACCCCCCACCCCGGCAGCGCCCCGTCCTTCGTCCCCCAGCTGCTGCCGCATCCCCCGGCTGGTCCCAAGCCCCCCGGTCCCCAGAGCAGCCTGAGCTACGTGGGCAGCCTGAGCCTGGCTCAGCCGGGTCACTCCTACGAGGGGGTGGCAGCCGCCTCCCGGAGGGTCCCCCGCTTGCCCCCCGCCCACCCCGCGGCAGAGGGGCCGGGTCACGCCCTGCTGTGTTACCCAGGGCAGGTGGGCAAAGGGGGGCAGAAGCTGCTGGGGCAAACAGCAGCGAGCTGTGGGGGTCCCGGGCACTACGGCGGGGGGTTGGAAGGACTCAAAGGCAGCTCCTGTTATTACCCCGATGTGGGGGAGCAAGTGGCCAACAGCCTGGACTCCTTGGACCTGGAGAACACGCACCTTGACTTTGCTGCCATTGTGGACGACGCAGAGAcccccatgctgctgcctgggccCCCCAGCCCCGACTCCAGCCTCTTGTTTCCTGCTTCTGGAGGTGCCAACATGGCTGTGGGCGACATGAGCTCCATGCTGAGCACCCTGGCAGGGGAGAGCCATTTCCTCAACTCCCTGTCCTAA
- the LOC133627895 gene encoding inhibin beta C chain-like: MAGPWLLLAALLCAAAEPRCPSCAAGAERRLLEEAAKRQLLEKLRLRERPRLSHAVPRAAVARALRRLQAGGGRRGPDDDDGEEQSYEIISFAEPEPTSASALGLRFHFSQTQERDVRILQAQLWLYLRVPYDLRLRIFLAGGEGDSLRGNRTLLSERLLSARGSAWHPFALAPALQSFFGGERGSLRLRLESSGGDVTAIVNASRSHQPFLVAKAKVREPGHRLAKRSLRCSHNSNLCCRKDYYVDFRDIGWNDWIIKPEGYQINYCVGQCPLHVAGSPGMAASFHTAVFNLVKANKAQAAGHSCCVPTRRRPLSVLYFDRNSNIVKTDIPDMIVDACGCS, translated from the exons ATGGCGGGgccgtggctgctgctggcggCGCTGCTGTGCGCGGCGGCCGAACCGCGCTGCCCGAGCTGCGCCGCGGGAGCCGAGCGGCGGCTGCTGGAGGAAGCGGCCAAAcggcagctgctggagaagctgcGGCTCCGTGAGCGGCCGAGACTCTCCCACGCCGTCCCCAGAGCCGCCGTGGCCCGCGCCCTGCGGCGGCTGCAGGCGGGAGGCGGCCGCCGGGGCCCCGACGACGACGACGGGGAGGAGCAGAGTTACGAGATCATCAGCTTCGCGGAGCCAG aGCCCACGTCTGCCTCTGCCTTGGGGCTGCGGTTCCACTTCAGCCAGACCCAAGAGCGAGACGTTCGCATCCTGCAGGCTCAGCTCTGGCTTTACCTCCGAGTTCCCTACGACCTGAGGCTGAGAATCTTCCTGGCTGGTGGGGAAGGCGATTCGCTGAGGGGCAACCGCACGTTGCTGAGCGAGAGGCTCCTGAGCGCCAGGGGCAGCGCCTGGCACCCCTTCGCCCTGGCGCCCGCCCTGCAGAGCTTCTTCGGTGGCGAGCGCGGGAGCCTGCGGCTGCGGCTGGAGAGCAGCGGCGGCGATGTCACAGCGATAGTCAACGCCAGCCGGTCCCACCAGCCCTTCCTGGTAGCCAAAGCAAAGGTGAGGGAGCCCGGGCACCGCCTGGCCAAGCGCAGCCTCCGCTGCAGCCACAACTCCAACCTGTGCTGCCGCAAGGACTACTACGTGGATTTCCGTGACATCGGCTGGAACGACTGGATCATTAAGCCCGAGGGCTACCAGATAAACTACTGCGTGGGCCAGTGCCCTCTCCACGTGGCTGGCAGCCCTGGCATGGCTGCTTCTTTCCACACGGCCGTCTTCAACCTGGTGAAAGCCAACAAGGCGCAGGCGGCCGGCCACTCGTGCTGCGTGCCCAcgcgccgccgcccgctctCCGTCCTCTACTTCGACCGCAACAGCAACATCGTCAAGACTGACATCCCCGACATGATTGTTGATGCCTGTGGCTGTAGTTAA